In Bacillus sp. FJAT-45037, the following are encoded in one genomic region:
- a CDS encoding Gfo/Idh/MocA family protein encodes MINFAIVGMGHISKKHIEAINQADNAKLVAICDTNEERLIDFNGDYTKFTDLEKMLTEEENLDVVNICVPSGLHLRLTKVVAAHGKHVIVEKPMALTVEDAKEMIRVTEENGVKLSVVHPNRFRPAIQAMEKKMLEGSFGTLSHANSTVRWNRNQAYYDQAEWRGTKKFDGGVLMNQAIHNLDLMLWLMGPVKSVQAMATTRLRKIEAEDLATGVVEFENGALGTIEAATTIYPKNLEESLSIFGETGSAVVSGMTANFIKTWDFEDVTNEEALELKHAIEDNPFGKPGHQWIIEDMVSAIEENRTPIVSGEDGLAPVQLIEVMLRSAEEGKKLEIAALEGVNK; translated from the coding sequence GTGATTAATTTTGCCATAGTAGGAATGGGCCATATTTCTAAAAAACATATCGAAGCAATCAATCAAGCAGATAATGCTAAACTTGTTGCAATATGTGACACAAATGAAGAACGTCTAATTGATTTCAATGGAGATTACACTAAATTTACTGATCTTGAAAAGATGCTTACAGAAGAAGAGAACTTAGATGTTGTTAACATTTGTGTTCCATCTGGATTGCATCTAAGGTTGACTAAGGTTGTCGCTGCACACGGTAAGCACGTTATCGTTGAGAAGCCTATGGCATTAACGGTAGAAGATGCTAAAGAGATGATTCGAGTAACGGAGGAGAACGGAGTTAAGTTATCAGTTGTTCATCCGAATCGTTTTAGACCCGCAATTCAAGCAATGGAAAAGAAAATGCTTGAGGGTTCTTTCGGTACATTAAGTCATGCAAATTCTACTGTGCGTTGGAATCGAAATCAGGCCTATTATGACCAAGCAGAGTGGAGAGGGACTAAGAAATTTGATGGTGGTGTATTGATGAACCAAGCCATTCATAACCTTGATCTAATGCTTTGGTTAATGGGGCCTGTTAAGTCTGTTCAAGCAATGGCAACAACCCGCTTACGTAAGATTGAAGCTGAAGACTTAGCAACGGGTGTTGTTGAATTTGAGAATGGGGCTTTAGGAACCATTGAAGCAGCCACTACAATTTATCCTAAGAACCTTGAAGAATCATTGTCGATTTTCGGGGAAACAGGAAGTGCAGTAGTATCAGGAATGACAGCTAATTTCATTAAGACATGGGATTTTGAGGATGTAACTAATGAAGAAGCTTTAGAGCTTAAACATGCTATTGAAGATAATCCGTTTGGCAAGCCAGGGCATCAATGGATTATTGAAGATATGGTCTCAGCTATAGAAGAAAATCGAACACCCATTGTTTCAGGTGAGGACGGTCTTGCCCCAGTTCAATTAATTGAGGTAATGTTAAGGTCCGCAGAAGAAGGTAAAAAATTAGAAATAGCAGCTCTGGAAGGGGTTAATAAATAA
- a CDS encoding nucleotide sugar dehydrogenase, translated as MTIHEALLNKIDNKEAVIGVVGLGYVGLPLAVEKAKSGYKVIGFDVQDSRVQQVNDGVNYIGDVVDEELSEIVKSGQLEATTDYARITEVDAVAICVPTPLDIYQQPDTSYVESSANEIAKYAHEGMLVVLESTTYPGTTEEIVRPALENQGFKCGETIFIAYSPERVDPGNKDYNTKNTPKVVGGITEACTKVAAALYRHVLEGDIHEVSSPAVAEMEKIFENTFRHINIALANEMAILCERMGIDVWEVIDAAKTKPYGFMAFYPGPGLGGHCIPIDPFYLTWKAREFNYHTKLIELAGEINNSMPEFVVDRSMKILNEDGKALNGSTVVVLGVAYKKDIDDVRESPVLKILSLMNKAGANTKVVDPFVPSFKLDGQIVETIQLEKELLQSADLVLITTDHTTVDYHLVAEQSPVIFDTRNVLKDVEKPNKYIKL; from the coding sequence ATGACAATTCATGAAGCATTATTAAATAAAATTGATAATAAAGAAGCGGTTATAGGGGTAGTCGGATTAGGATACGTAGGTCTTCCGCTTGCTGTTGAGAAAGCTAAATCAGGCTATAAGGTCATTGGATTTGATGTTCAAGACTCGCGCGTTCAACAAGTTAATGACGGAGTTAACTATATTGGAGACGTCGTCGATGAAGAATTGTCTGAAATTGTTAAATCTGGACAACTTGAAGCAACAACAGATTATGCGCGTATTACCGAAGTTGATGCTGTTGCTATTTGTGTGCCTACACCTTTAGACATTTATCAGCAGCCGGATACGTCATATGTCGAGAGCTCTGCCAATGAAATTGCTAAGTATGCACATGAAGGGATGTTAGTAGTATTAGAGTCGACAACATACCCTGGAACAACAGAAGAGATTGTTCGCCCTGCTCTAGAGAATCAAGGCTTTAAATGTGGAGAAACCATCTTTATCGCATACTCACCAGAGCGTGTCGATCCGGGTAACAAAGATTATAATACGAAGAACACGCCAAAAGTTGTTGGTGGAATTACAGAAGCTTGTACAAAAGTTGCTGCGGCCCTTTATCGCCATGTATTAGAGGGAGATATTCATGAAGTATCATCTCCAGCAGTAGCGGAGATGGAGAAGATTTTTGAAAATACATTCCGTCATATTAATATTGCTTTAGCAAATGAAATGGCTATTCTTTGTGAACGTATGGGCATAGATGTGTGGGAAGTCATTGATGCAGCGAAGACAAAACCTTACGGATTTATGGCGTTTTATCCAGGTCCTGGACTTGGTGGTCACTGTATTCCAATTGACCCGTTCTACCTTACTTGGAAAGCTCGAGAATTCAACTATCATACAAAACTAATCGAGCTTGCTGGGGAGATCAATAACTCTATGCCAGAATTTGTTGTTGACCGCTCTATGAAGATTCTGAATGAGGATGGAAAAGCACTAAATGGTTCAACGGTTGTTGTTTTGGGTGTCGCTTATAAAAAAGATATTGATGATGTGCGTGAATCGCCGGTGCTTAAAATTTTATCATTGATGAATAAAGCAGGAGCTAATACGAAGGTAGTGGATCCATTTGTGCCAAGCTTTAAGTTAGATGGCCAAATTGTTGAAACCATTCAACTTGAAAAAGAGTTATTACAGTCAGCTGATCTTGTGTTAATTACAACAGATCATACGACAGTCGATTATCATCTTGTTGCTGAGCAAAGTCCAGTTATATTTGACACGCGAAATGTGTTGAAGGATGTAGAGAAACCGAATAAATACATCAAGTTATAA
- a CDS encoding DegT/DnrJ/EryC1/StrS family aminotransferase: MRVPMLDLSEQYQVLREDIIKTMDEVMSSSRFILGDNVKQLEADVASYSNVNHGIGVASGSDALLLSLQAVGVGKGDEVITSSFTFFATVGAIARLGAVPVFVDIDPISYNIDAHKIEAVVTEKTKAIIPVHLYGQAAEMDKIREVADQHNVAIVEDAAQAIGATYDGKKVGELGDTACFSFFPTKNLGAYGDGGMVITNSEDVAEKIRVLRVHGSKPKYYHHVLGYNSRLDELQAAVLNVKFKHLDSWSSLRREKAANYTQLIKEQLGDVITTPVELDKRYHVFHQYTIRTDRREELQAFLKENGIDSMVYYPKPLHLQPVFEEYGYKKGDLPETEKAAEEVLSLPMFPELKLEQQKYVVEKMKDFFTK; this comes from the coding sequence ATGAGAGTACCGATGTTAGATCTAAGTGAACAATATCAAGTATTACGAGAAGATATTATAAAAACGATGGATGAAGTGATGTCATCATCACGTTTTATTTTAGGAGACAATGTTAAACAACTTGAGGCTGATGTGGCATCTTACAGCAATGTCAATCACGGTATTGGGGTTGCAAGTGGTAGTGATGCATTATTACTTTCACTACAAGCTGTTGGGGTCGGTAAGGGTGATGAGGTTATCACGTCTTCTTTCACATTCTTTGCAACTGTTGGAGCTATCGCACGTCTAGGTGCAGTGCCTGTCTTTGTTGATATAGACCCGATTTCTTATAACATCGACGCACACAAGATTGAAGCTGTAGTGACGGAAAAAACAAAGGCAATCATTCCAGTTCACCTCTATGGACAAGCAGCGGAAATGGATAAAATTCGTGAAGTCGCTGATCAACACAATGTTGCAATTGTAGAAGATGCAGCTCAAGCAATTGGTGCTACATATGATGGAAAGAAAGTAGGGGAGTTGGGCGATACTGCTTGCTTTAGCTTCTTTCCAACAAAAAACCTAGGTGCTTATGGCGACGGTGGCATGGTGATTACGAATTCTGAAGATGTAGCCGAGAAGATTCGTGTATTGCGTGTTCATGGAAGTAAGCCTAAGTATTATCATCATGTGTTAGGTTATAATAGCCGACTCGATGAGCTACAAGCAGCAGTTTTAAATGTTAAGTTTAAGCACTTAGATAGTTGGTCTTCTTTGCGTCGTGAGAAAGCAGCAAATTACACACAATTGATTAAAGAGCAGCTCGGGGATGTTATTACAACACCGGTCGAATTAGACAAGCGTTACCATGTATTTCACCAGTACACAATTCGGACTGATAGAAGAGAAGAATTACAAGCATTCTTGAAAGAAAATGGAATTGATTCGATGGTTTATTATCCTAAACCATTACATCTTCAACCTGTTTTTGAAGAATACGGATATAAAAAGGGTGACTTACCCGAGACTGAGAAAGCAGCCGAAGAGGTACTGTCTTTACCAATGTTCCCAGAATTAAAGTTAGAACAGCAGAAGTATGTAGTAGAAAAAATGAAAGATTTCTTTACTAAATAA
- the wecB gene encoding non-hydrolyzing UDP-N-acetylglucosamine 2-epimerase, translated as MKIVTILGARPQFIKAAPVSREIRKSHHEIIIHTGQHYDANMSDIFFDELHIPKPDYHLGVGSGHHGKQTGEMLIQIEEILIDEKPDYVLVYGDTNSTLAGSLAAAKMHIPVIHIEAGLRSFNKKMPEEVNRIMTDHVSTYLFCPTETAVNNLHDENIHQGVENVGDVMYDAVMYNQKLNQDSHLLSDIGVDEGDYYLITVHRAENTDNEERMKNILAAFSDIDGTKVWPIHPRTKHKLVDMGIDLTEIADLKIIDPVGYLDMLTLEKHAKKILTDSGGVQKEAYFMKVPCITLRDETEWVETLEGKANILVGANPQQIMAAIEAEVSPKYLNAFGDGEASKKIVSYIEMNKK; from the coding sequence ATGAAGATTGTTACAATCTTAGGAGCAAGACCGCAATTTATAAAAGCTGCACCAGTCTCACGCGAAATTCGTAAAAGCCATCACGAGATCATTATTCATACGGGACAACATTATGATGCGAATATGTCGGATATTTTCTTTGATGAGTTACACATTCCAAAACCTGACTATCATCTAGGGGTAGGCTCTGGTCATCACGGAAAGCAAACAGGTGAGATGCTCATTCAGATCGAAGAAATCCTTATAGACGAAAAGCCAGATTATGTCCTCGTTTATGGGGATACAAATTCGACACTTGCTGGTTCACTTGCCGCTGCAAAGATGCATATTCCAGTTATACACATTGAAGCTGGGTTACGTAGCTTCAATAAAAAAATGCCGGAAGAAGTTAATCGTATTATGACAGACCATGTATCAACCTATCTCTTCTGTCCAACAGAGACCGCTGTTAATAATCTTCATGATGAAAACATTCATCAAGGTGTGGAAAATGTAGGCGATGTTATGTATGATGCAGTTATGTATAACCAAAAATTAAATCAAGATAGTCATCTGTTGAGCGATATAGGGGTAGATGAGGGTGATTATTATCTTATTACTGTTCATCGCGCAGAGAATACTGATAATGAAGAAAGAATGAAGAACATCCTTGCTGCTTTTTCTGATATAGATGGTACAAAAGTATGGCCAATTCATCCAAGAACAAAACATAAGTTAGTTGATATGGGAATTGACCTTACAGAAATCGCTGACTTGAAAATTATTGATCCAGTAGGATACCTAGATATGTTAACGCTAGAGAAGCACGCTAAGAAGATTTTAACTGATTCAGGCGGTGTTCAGAAAGAAGCTTACTTCATGAAAGTTCCTTGCATTACTCTTAGAGATGAGACGGAGTGGGTAGAGACACTTGAAGGTAAAGCCAATATTTTAGTTGGAGCGAATCCCCAGCAGATAATGGCAGCAATAGAAGCTGAAGTTTCTCCTAAGTACCTTAATGCTTTTGGTGATGGAGAAGCATCAAAAAAAATTGTCTCTTATATTGAGATGAACAAAAAATAA
- a CDS encoding glycosyltransferase family 4 protein translates to MDMQIIYAFIASLITVIIITPFVMKFAVKIGAIDKPNYRKVHQKVMPRLGGLAIFIGVVVGYFVGGLHNYQITGITVGGLIIVLIGILDDKLELSAKVKLLGQIAAAGVVVVSGLQIEFITLPYFGQVEFGLMAIPITIFWIVAITNAINLIDGLDGLAAGVSAIVITTIAVLAGIAGKEMILLIALIFLGSTLGFLWFNFHPAKIFMGDTGALFLGYGIAILSLLGLYKSVTLFSFVVPILILGVPIFDTTYAIIRRLVNKKPISSPDKSHLHHRLLAIGFSHKNTVLMIYALGIVFSFSAILFSRTTLWGTVLLLIGLLLMVELIAEMVGLINERYKPLLSIYRRVAGRVGSKSS, encoded by the coding sequence ATGGACATGCAAATAATATACGCATTTATTGCATCTCTCATAACCGTAATTATTATTACGCCTTTTGTCATGAAGTTTGCCGTAAAAATTGGGGCGATTGACAAGCCAAATTATCGTAAGGTACATCAAAAAGTCATGCCTCGTCTCGGCGGCTTAGCGATCTTTATCGGTGTAGTAGTAGGTTACTTTGTAGGTGGATTACACAACTACCAAATTACTGGGATCACAGTTGGTGGATTAATTATAGTTCTTATCGGAATTTTAGATGATAAATTAGAGTTATCAGCAAAGGTTAAGTTACTTGGTCAAATTGCTGCGGCTGGAGTAGTAGTAGTGAGCGGTCTCCAGATTGAATTCATTACACTTCCTTATTTCGGTCAAGTTGAATTTGGACTTATGGCTATTCCTATTACAATATTTTGGATTGTAGCTATTACTAATGCTATTAATTTAATTGATGGTCTTGATGGACTAGCTGCTGGTGTATCAGCTATCGTCATTACAACGATTGCTGTATTGGCTGGCATTGCTGGAAAAGAAATGATTTTACTGATTGCTTTAATCTTTTTAGGGAGTACACTAGGGTTTCTTTGGTTTAATTTCCATCCAGCGAAAATATTTATGGGTGACACTGGTGCGTTGTTTTTAGGGTATGGAATTGCGATCTTGTCTTTATTGGGCTTGTATAAGAGTGTGACATTGTTTAGTTTCGTTGTTCCAATCTTAATTCTTGGTGTGCCTATATTTGATACAACATATGCTATTATTCGTCGATTAGTTAATAAAAAACCTATTTCATCACCAGATAAATCACATCTGCATCACCGACTTTTAGCGATAGGTTTCTCGCATAAAAATACGGTCTTAATGATTTATGCACTAGGTATTGTTTTTAGTTTTAGTGCCATATTGTTTTCACGCACGACATTATGGGGAACAGTCCTATTGTTGATTGGCTTACTATTAATGGTTGAACTTATTGCTGAGATGGTTGGTCTAATTAATGAACGATACAAGCCTTTACTATCGATTTATCGAAGAGTGGCTGGAAGAGTGGGTTCTAAAAGTAGTTAA
- a CDS encoding N-acetyltransferase has product MNAIDSSVQLDESVKIGSFTVIEKDVELGKNVIVGNRVTIHEGTKIGSGTTIADGAVLGKPPKPAKTSTVKLDGSLPPLVIGENVTFGANCVVYRGSIIGNDCLIADLASVREKVQLDDMVVVGQNVVVENSVTIGSRSKIQSNSYITAYSTLEERVFIAPCVTTTNDNFMGRTEERFDQIKGATIKKGARIGGASIILPGVTVAEETFVAAGALLTKDTAPKKVMKGFPAKELRDVPERELLEHN; this is encoded by the coding sequence ATGAATGCTATCGATTCTTCAGTTCAACTAGACGAATCTGTTAAAATAGGTTCTTTTACAGTGATTGAAAAAGATGTAGAGCTAGGTAAAAATGTGATTGTAGGAAATCGAGTAACAATTCATGAGGGTACGAAGATCGGATCAGGAACAACCATTGCAGATGGAGCGGTATTGGGTAAGCCACCCAAGCCAGCTAAAACAAGTACAGTAAAACTAGATGGTTCGCTTCCACCACTTGTGATTGGAGAGAATGTTACATTTGGAGCTAACTGTGTCGTGTATCGAGGATCTATTATAGGAAATGACTGCTTAATTGCAGATCTTGCAAGCGTGAGAGAGAAAGTCCAACTTGATGATATGGTCGTGGTCGGTCAAAATGTCGTAGTTGAAAACTCTGTTACAATTGGTTCTCGGTCAAAAATTCAATCAAATAGCTACATTACAGCTTACTCTACATTAGAAGAACGAGTGTTTATTGCACCCTGCGTAACGACAACTAATGATAATTTTATGGGTCGTACTGAAGAGCGTTTTGACCAAATTAAAGGTGCTACAATTAAAAAAGGTGCAAGAATTGGCGGGGCATCGATCATTTTACCTGGTGTAACTGTAGCAGAAGAAACCTTCGTAGCAGCAGGTGCTTTACTTACGAAAGACACTGCACCTAAGAAAGTTATGAAAGGTTTTCCAGCGAAAGAACTTCGAGATGTACCAGAACGTGAATTACTTGAACACAATTAA
- a CDS encoding M14 family zinc carboxypeptidase has product MNSFKIKGKIIILVLLSSLYLFGFQDNTHASIVNPKQTYTYAMMERDILAIAAKYPDLVSYKVIGKSEYGRDIFAVSVGKGPSNILITGSHHAREWMTTNLSMHMIDQYAKAYQTNSNFGPYRTRNILNDSTIWFVPMLNPDGVELQQRGLSALPSSQHTSLLVMNDGSPNFKRWKANGKGVDLNRQYDANWANIRGNPGRPYYQNYKGPAPHSSREVQALVNFTHQIDPEMAINYHSSGEVLFWNYKQSGARYQRDLSYARGVSNLTGYTLIYSGANPSGGGMTDWFVDKWHRPALTPELGRYVGQTNLPISAYDRIWQQNQRVGLYIAQEGHKLFVPRITEFATAQVKSSQLLANRLDPYYRISDAGDFIISKEFMDLYNHNRRQISRTHTTLEKINGGQKNWLLDQLAYAEEKVLRSAYVIDVGNNGVRVNHASADVEAHIRADKLTDSAVSAYHHLSSEIRRAENSIGRLPGSSNRALASNTFVLPAKIKREALIFEVTLYELYNRAEEYLANGQFDQVERELSLSNRIQNRANRIKEDGNRLHPGMYPQLNGIEQQLSSWEEDIRNRLITMQSSSQEHMDSSAIQEGSEEEAIVESEGTLDQADDKVTEENSQEVAEETVEGTKFTEEDE; this is encoded by the coding sequence ATGAACAGTTTTAAAATAAAAGGGAAAATAATAATATTAGTTTTACTCAGCTCACTTTATTTATTTGGATTTCAAGATAACACTCATGCCTCTATTGTAAATCCAAAGCAAACGTATACATACGCCATGATGGAAAGAGATATATTGGCAATCGCAGCCAAGTATCCAGACTTAGTTTCTTACAAAGTAATCGGAAAAAGTGAATATGGTCGAGATATATTTGCAGTATCGGTAGGTAAGGGACCTTCTAATATTTTAATAACAGGCTCTCACCATGCTCGGGAATGGATGACAACAAACTTGAGCATGCATATGATCGATCAATATGCCAAGGCCTATCAAACTAACTCGAATTTCGGCCCATATCGTACGAGAAACATTCTTAATGATTCAACTATCTGGTTCGTGCCGATGCTCAATCCAGATGGTGTTGAACTTCAACAGAGGGGTTTATCAGCACTCCCATCAAGTCAGCATACTTCTCTTCTTGTTATGAATGATGGAAGTCCGAATTTCAAAAGGTGGAAAGCCAATGGTAAAGGGGTAGACCTTAACCGTCAATATGATGCAAACTGGGCTAATATAAGAGGGAATCCCGGCAGACCTTATTATCAAAACTATAAGGGACCAGCACCTCATTCTTCGCGTGAAGTTCAAGCACTCGTTAATTTCACTCACCAGATAGACCCAGAGATGGCAATAAACTATCATTCAAGTGGAGAAGTGTTGTTCTGGAACTACAAGCAATCTGGAGCGCGTTATCAACGAGATTTAAGCTATGCAAGAGGTGTGAGCAACCTAACTGGCTATACCCTTATTTATTCGGGTGCAAACCCTTCTGGTGGAGGAATGACAGACTGGTTTGTTGATAAATGGCATCGACCAGCCTTGACCCCAGAGTTAGGTAGATATGTCGGGCAAACGAATCTACCAATCTCTGCTTATGATCGGATTTGGCAACAAAATCAAAGAGTGGGGCTATATATCGCGCAAGAGGGGCATAAGTTATTTGTTCCACGCATAACGGAATTTGCAACAGCTCAAGTGAAAAGTAGTCAACTATTAGCTAATCGCTTAGACCCGTATTATCGAATTTCTGATGCTGGTGACTTTATTATCTCAAAAGAATTCATGGATTTATACAACCATAATAGACGTCAAATAAGTCGTACACACACAACGCTAGAGAAGATTAATGGTGGACAGAAAAATTGGTTGCTAGATCAATTAGCTTATGCAGAAGAAAAAGTCTTAAGGTCAGCTTATGTAATTGATGTGGGGAATAATGGAGTAAGAGTAAATCATGCTTCAGCAGACGTTGAAGCACATATTAGAGCAGACAAGTTAACGGATAGTGCCGTGTCGGCGTACCATCACTTATCAAGTGAAATTAGAAGGGCCGAAAATTCAATTGGACGTTTACCGGGTTCTTCTAACCGTGCATTAGCAAGTAATACATTTGTCCTTCCTGCGAAAATCAAACGGGAAGCTTTGATCTTCGAGGTGACATTATATGAGTTGTATAATAGAGCCGAAGAGTACCTTGCAAATGGGCAATTTGATCAAGTCGAAAGAGAGCTTAGTTTATCAAATAGAATACAAAATCGAGCAAATCGAATCAAAGAGGATGGGAATAGATTACATCCAGGAATGTATCCTCAACTTAATGGGATCGAGCAGCAATTAAGTAGCTGGGAGGAAGACATTCGTAATAGGTTGATAACAATGCAGTCGTCTTCACAAGAACATATGGACTCATCGGCTATACAGGAAGGGTCTGAAGAAGAAGCAATCGTAGAGAGTGAAGGAACACTTGATCAAGCTGATGATAAAGTCACAGAAGAAAATAGCCAAGAAGTTGCAGAAGAAACAGTAGAGGGAACTAAATTCACCGAAGAAGATGAGTAA
- a CDS encoding NlpC/P60 family protein gives MKKWKTWILAFGIATAGLVTTEILVNPTAQANTLQDQIIRDAHSHIGTPYVFGGRSTRGFDCSGFLSYVFEQNGVSIPRTTAQIYAAGEPVSRNNLQKGDLVFFTTYQPGASHAGIYLGNNQFIHASSSRGITVSSLNESYWSQRYIGNRSLLDQTTRNSVKVDGLVAEASITARSLRPYYVVSSTNQLQITPQFEREYNAAKYAVETAQGAGPTGSLISQVNDASNFVVRAASFFDGVRMGERALSSQDALAKHIQSGRITDEMVAVYNENSRNILRGERAIGQVTGSDQRRLFGEKFIVPAKITRETVIWEMTRYKVLKDMKIQVENNELSKVEANFALLSRLENRSSQIKASGNALYPGAYNDLPEIEAQLEEMKREIRSLYEAKK, from the coding sequence ATGAAGAAGTGGAAGACGTGGATCTTAGCATTTGGAATTGCGACAGCAGGATTAGTTACGACAGAAATTTTAGTTAATCCGACTGCTCAAGCTAATACACTACAAGATCAAATTATCAGAGATGCTCATAGTCATATAGGGACTCCTTACGTATTTGGTGGACGTTCAACAAGAGGATTTGATTGCTCTGGATTTCTCAGTTACGTATTCGAACAAAACGGAGTGAGTATTCCAAGAACAACTGCTCAAATTTATGCAGCAGGAGAACCAGTTAGCCGTAATAATTTACAAAAAGGTGATCTTGTTTTCTTTACTACATATCAGCCAGGAGCTTCACATGCAGGAATTTACTTAGGGAATAATCAATTCATTCATGCTTCATCATCAAGAGGTATTACAGTAAGCTCATTGAATGAATCATATTGGAGCCAACGATATATTGGGAATCGTTCATTATTAGATCAAACTACTCGTAACTCTGTTAAAGTTGATGGTCTTGTGGCTGAAGCTAGCATCACCGCTCGTAGTTTACGTCCTTATTACGTGGTTAGCTCAACAAATCAACTTCAAATTACACCTCAATTTGAGAGAGAATATAATGCAGCAAAGTATGCTGTTGAGACAGCTCAAGGTGCAGGACCAACAGGATCACTAATTTCACAAGTGAACGATGCAAGCAACTTTGTTGTGAGAGCAGCGAGCTTCTTTGACGGAGTGCGCATGGGAGAACGAGCACTCAGTTCACAAGATGCGCTTGCTAAGCATATTCAATCTGGTCGAATTACTGATGAGATGGTAGCTGTATATAATGAAAACTCGCGTAATATCCTCCGTGGTGAACGTGCGATTGGCCAAGTTACAGGGTCAGACCAACGTAGACTATTTGGTGAAAAATTCATCGTTCCTGCTAAAATTACACGTGAAACAGTAATCTGGGAAATGACTCGTTACAAAGTATTGAAAGACATGAAAATCCAAGTAGAAAATAATGAATTAAGTAAAGTCGAGGCTAATTTTGCTTTACTCAGTCGATTAGAAAACCGTTCTTCTCAAATTAAGGCTTCTGGTAATGCATTATATCCAGGTGCGTATAATGACCTACCAGAGATCGAAGCTCAGCTAGAAGAGATGAAACGTGAAATTAGATCTTTGTACGAAGCGAAGAAGTAA